From a single Ascaphus truei isolate aAscTru1 chromosome 2, aAscTru1.hap1, whole genome shotgun sequence genomic region:
- the LOC142488411 gene encoding uncharacterized protein LOC142488411 isoform X3: protein MDPHLLSFPVVVPERLEIKSEKEEANTEEHLTPIKSETVPFAVSENNLNGEQNFSSDASRSCLTTRSPEVPKNNDSCHILEMYREPVPRDGEITDLVQHTVETDPKYGSSKRNECDLSSNHGSQPFLCCQCGKSFSLDRDLLTHLCVPATEQTFTCTDGGSSFSLKEKLLSHQMSQTAVNHFTCAVCGKQLSSKWGLLLHQRIHTGEKPFTCSECGKQFSIKNNLLRHQMTHTGEKPFTCAECSKSFSQKTMFLNHVRIHTGEKPFTCTECGKQFTVKNSLLTHQMTHTGEKPFTCTECSKSFSRKEDLLRHERIHTGEKPFTCTECGKQFSTKSKLLMHQRIHTGEKPFTCTECGKKFSIGSSLLRHQMTHTGEKSFTCTDCGKSFSQKSHLLTHHRIHTAGKPLACRECGKEFSIESHLLRHQRIHSQETEETISMYIVSGKLFTGNQPPYT, encoded by the coding sequence agaACAACCTGAATGGGGAACAGAACTTCAGCTCTGATGCATCCAGAAGCTGTCTGACTACTCGCAGCCCAGAAGTGCCAAAAAACAATGATTCCTGCCACATTTTGGAAATGTACAGGGAACCAGTGCCACGTGATGGTGAAATTACAGACCTTGTACAGCACACAGTGGAGACGGACCCTAAATATGGGTCCAGCAAAAGGAATGAGTGCGATTTAAGTAGTAACCATGGTTCTCAGCCTTTTCtctgttgtcagtgtggcaaaagcttctcactggacagggacctgctcacacacctttgtgtcccTGCTACAGagcaaacctttacatgtacagatgGTGGGAGCAGTTTCTCACTGAAGGAGAAACTTCTTTCACACCAGATGAGTCAGACAGCAGTGAATCATTTTACTTGTgcagtgtgtgggaaacagttaAGTAGTAAGTGGGGCCTCCTcttacaccagaggattcatacaggggagaaaccattcacatgttcagagtgtgggaaacaatttagtattaagaacaacctcctcagacaccagatgactcatacaggggagaaaccattcacatgtgcagagtgtagtaaaagcttttctcagaagACTATGTTCCTCAACCATGTGCGGATTCATACAGgcgagaaaccattcacatgtacagagtgtgggaaacaattcacagttaagAACAGTCTCCTCACACACCaaatgactcatacaggggagaaaccattcacatgtacagagtgtagtaaaagcttttctcggaaggAGGACCTCCTTCGACATGaacggattcatacaggggagaaaccattcacatgtacagagtgtgggaaacaattcagtacgaAGAGCAAACTCCTCATGcatcagaggattcatacaggggagaaaccattcacatgtacagaatgtGGGAAAAAATTCAGTATTGGGAGcagcctcctcagacaccagatgactcatacaggggagaaatcATTCACCTGTACAgattgtgggaaaagcttttctcaAAAGAGCCACCTCCTCACACACCACAGGATTCATACAGCAGGGAAACCACTCGCATGTAGAGAGTGTGGGAAAGAATTCAGTATTGAAagccacctcctcagacaccaaaGGATTCATTCACAGGAGACGGAAGAAACCATTTCCATGTACATAGTATCGGGAAAGCTTTTCACAGGTAATCAGCCTCCTTACACATGA